From the genome of Candidatus Electrothrix communis, one region includes:
- a CDS encoding DUF4405 domain-containing protein, whose product MRKTTSLLLLLSGFIELITSIFLYIAPMGRIAYWHDYRLLWMNRAQWRDIHITMGTLFLLVAFLHIYLNWRPILAYLKNKSKQLTIFNKNFTIALLVTLYFMIGTLYSLPPMGQIIQLGKDMTVQANNKYSEPPFHHAERATLQKFCAKMKISQDATVALFKGAGIAVDGLDKTMTQIAKKNNRSPQQLYEILQPIIPPRKEGEHH is encoded by the coding sequence ATGCGCAAAACAACATCACTCCTTCTGCTCCTTTCCGGTTTTATTGAACTCATCACCAGTATTTTTTTATACATAGCCCCTATGGGCCGCATTGCCTACTGGCATGATTATCGTCTCCTCTGGATGAACAGAGCCCAATGGCGCGATATCCATATCACCATGGGGACATTATTTCTGCTTGTGGCCTTTCTTCATATTTATCTAAACTGGCGTCCCATTCTTGCTTATCTGAAAAATAAATCCAAGCAACTGACTATTTTTAATAAAAATTTCACAATCGCTCTGCTTGTCACCCTCTACTTCATGATCGGCACCCTCTACTCCCTTCCGCCGATGGGCCAGATTATCCAGCTGGGTAAAGATATGACTGTGCAGGCAAATAACAAGTACAGCGAGCCGCCTTTTCATCATGCTGAACGGGCGACCTTGCAAAAATTCTGCGCTAAAATGAAGATCAGCCAAGATGCCACTGTAGCCTTATTCAAGGGGGCTGGTATTGCGGTGGATGGCCTTGATAAGACCATGACCCAGATAGCGAAAAAGAATAATCGATCACCGCAGCAGCTTTACGAGATTCTCCAACCGATTATTCCACCAAGGAAAGAAGGCGAGCATCATTGA
- a CDS encoding DUF6399 domain-containing protein: MRVVKINLTAQVDIFHGLHDISKWMGSTLGRRKSTTKRQLDKCDSSLEKAEKRGANKKIVASKVKQVEEARAQDQKATQDLDNYRGTIRKISKTVHPFKLDDNKPQDSANVAKELREQAKNIETLACKQGINDNTGVMKKFKNQIKELVPSIDFWWLYVFTNLIGLGKRSKELLDWAMYHLLPTVYWYNQARKTKNPTLRKEYEKVWEKALVVFQAHALTGTFSADEIFFWQNWAEEMVGKFHRASSAVEGRNGFLSQIHHNNRGLNSNRLKSLTVMHNYFTKRSDGSTAAQRLFGEKPPDLFEWLLHQVGELPLPRKPRKHVKSNPLNLLSVPA; the protein is encoded by the coding sequence GTGAGGGTAGTGAAAATTAATCTAACCGCACAGGTCGATATTTTTCACGGCTTGCACGATATCAGTAAATGGATGGGCTCAACTTTAGGCCGCCGTAAGAGCACGACGAAAAGACAGTTGGATAAGTGCGATTCAAGTCTTGAAAAAGCTGAAAAAAGAGGAGCAAACAAAAAAATTGTGGCCTCCAAAGTGAAGCAGGTCGAAGAAGCACGGGCTCAAGACCAAAAAGCCACGCAAGATCTGGATAACTACCGTGGAACAATAAGGAAAATATCAAAAACGGTGCATCCGTTCAAACTGGACGACAATAAACCGCAAGATTCTGCAAACGTTGCAAAAGAGCTGCGAGAGCAAGCCAAGAATATTGAAACGCTGGCCTGCAAACAAGGTATTAACGACAATACCGGCGTTATGAAGAAATTTAAGAATCAAATAAAAGAATTGGTCCCATCAATTGATTTTTGGTGGTTGTATGTGTTCACTAACCTGATAGGGCTGGGAAAGAGGAGCAAGGAACTGCTGGATTGGGCAATGTACCATCTTTTGCCTACGGTGTATTGGTACAATCAGGCAAGAAAAACTAAGAACCCAACCCTTCGAAAAGAATATGAAAAAGTATGGGAAAAAGCTTTGGTCGTCTTTCAGGCGCATGCCTTGACTGGAACATTTAGCGCGGATGAGATTTTCTTTTGGCAAAATTGGGCCGAGGAAATGGTGGGAAAATTTCATCGAGCTTCCTCTGCTGTCGAAGGACGTAACGGATTCTTGTCACAAATTCATCATAATAATAGAGGATTGAATTCAAATCGTCTCAAATCGCTTACCGTTATGCATAATTATTTCACAAAACGCTCAGATGGCAGTACAGCAGCGCAACGATTGTTTGGTGAAAAGCCACCGGACTTATTTGAATGGTTGCTGCACCAAGTGGGCGAGTTGCCCCTGCCTCGTAAGCCGAGAAAACATGTCAAGAGTAACCCTTTGAATTTACTTTCTGTCCCGGCTTAA
- a CDS encoding glutaminyl-peptide cyclotransferase, whose protein sequence is MRVLLSILSFLLLLFGASSIYGETEIPRPEQYTYTLIRKYYHDPKAFTQGLAWDEGRMYEGTGLYGRSSLRSVDLETGLVNRERRYRQKYFAEGITVFQGRIYQLTWKSRRIFQFDKDKFSVIRSLPYPREGWGITHNGKELIVSDGTASLYFLDPETLEEKRRILVRDDQGEVARLNELEYVRGAIYANVWQTDRIAIIRPQDGAVSGWLDLSELSARVQSIWKGKTDVLNGIMYDPVNDRLFVTGKLWPSLFEIKVVPTEGL, encoded by the coding sequence ATGCGGGTTCTCTTAAGTATTTTAAGTTTTCTTCTGCTTCTGTTCGGAGCGAGTTCTATCTATGGCGAAACAGAGATTCCCCGTCCGGAGCAGTACACCTATACCCTGATCCGGAAATATTACCATGATCCCAAGGCCTTTACCCAGGGGCTGGCCTGGGATGAGGGGAGAATGTACGAGGGAACCGGGCTCTATGGACGCTCCTCTTTACGCTCGGTGGATCTGGAAACCGGGCTGGTGAACCGGGAGCGGCGCTACAGGCAGAAATATTTTGCCGAAGGGATCACGGTTTTTCAAGGGCGGATTTATCAGCTGACCTGGAAAAGCAGGCGGATTTTCCAGTTTGATAAAGATAAGTTTTCTGTGATCAGATCATTGCCATATCCCCGTGAAGGTTGGGGGATCACCCATAACGGTAAAGAGCTTATTGTCAGTGACGGCACAGCCTCGCTCTATTTTCTTGATCCAGAAACCCTGGAGGAAAAGCGGCGAATCCTGGTCCGGGATGATCAGGGTGAGGTTGCCAGATTGAATGAGCTGGAATATGTCCGGGGAGCGATCTATGCCAATGTCTGGCAGACAGATCGAATTGCGATTATTCGCCCGCAGGACGGTGCGGTGTCCGGCTGGCTTGATTTGAGCGAGCTTTCAGCTCGGGTGCAGAGCATTTGGAAAGGAAAAACCGATGTGCTCAACGGGATTATGTATGATCCGGTGAATGATCGTCTTTTTGTAACCGGGAAATTATGGCCTTCGTTGTTTGAGATTAAGGTGGTGCCCACAGAGGGGCTTTGA
- a CDS encoding tetratricopeptide repeat protein, with protein sequence MTGKRIIVIVLAGLLLTACTTIVEKPVVIEERSDHLQQCMFYANQGDFQNAIRECKRAVQDKPTAEAYTNLGVAYIQVGKNNKALDALREGVRLAPNDPMTQYNLAAIYSLMNQNDRSLEALDLALKNGFNNADALRFDRDLDNVRGEPEFRTILERYKFFIQ encoded by the coding sequence ATGACTGGAAAAAGAATTATTGTAATTGTATTAGCAGGATTACTTTTAACGGCCTGTACCACCATAGTTGAAAAACCGGTCGTGATTGAAGAACGATCTGACCATTTACAGCAATGTATGTTCTATGCCAATCAGGGGGATTTTCAAAATGCAATCCGTGAATGCAAACGGGCTGTGCAGGATAAACCGACCGCCGAGGCATATACCAATCTTGGAGTGGCTTATATTCAGGTCGGTAAAAATAATAAGGCATTGGACGCCCTGCGGGAAGGAGTAAGACTTGCCCCTAATGACCCTATGACGCAGTATAATCTGGCGGCAATCTATTCTTTGATGAATCAGAATGATAGATCACTTGAGGCTCTTGATCTTGCTCTGAAAAACGGTTTCAATAACGCGGATGCGCTTCGTTTTGACCGAGATCTGGATAATGTGCGCGGAGAACCCGAGTTCAGGACTATCCTGGAAAGATATAAGTTTTTCATTCAATAG
- a CDS encoding 4Fe-4S binding protein, translating to MLQVEIDRKKCNQCFECIEVCPEGVLEIVDGWPAHVYMEKCKGCATCLNMCPEDAISVIEY from the coding sequence ATGCTGCAAGTAGAAATAGACCGAAAAAAATGCAATCAATGTTTTGAGTGTATCGAAGTCTGCCCGGAAGGGGTGCTTGAAATCGTGGACGGCTGGCCCGCCCATGTCTATATGGAAAAATGCAAGGGCTGTGCAACCTGCCTGAATATGTGCCCGGAAGACGCAATCAGTGTTATTGAATACTGA
- the umuD gene encoding translesion error-prone DNA polymerase V autoproteolytic subunit, translated as MNSKSGITGPDISRVYRAEQKKRVELPLFLGGVSAGFPSPAEDYTDGSLDLNELLITNQAATFFVRVDGESMTGAGIQHDDILVVDRSRQAEHNDIVIAVLDGELTVKRLVLDKGTARLVAENPAYPSIDIKNDEGCQIWGVVTSVIHQF; from the coding sequence GTGAACAGCAAATCAGGTATAACCGGCCCGGATATCAGTAGGGTCTACAGGGCGGAACAAAAAAAACGGGTCGAACTCCCTCTTTTTCTTGGTGGGGTTTCGGCTGGCTTTCCCTCTCCGGCTGAAGACTACACGGACGGCAGCCTTGATCTGAACGAGCTGCTGATCACAAATCAGGCTGCGACCTTTTTTGTCCGGGTAGACGGTGAATCCATGACCGGGGCCGGGATCCAGCATGATGATATCCTGGTGGTTGACCGATCCCGACAAGCGGAACATAATGATATCGTTATCGCCGTGTTGGACGGAGAATTGACCGTTAAGCGGCTTGTTCTGGACAAGGGAACAGCCCGGCTTGTTGCAGAGAACCCGGCCTATCCTTCCATTGATATCAAAAACGATGAGGGCTGTCAGATATGGGGCGTTGTCACCTCTGTTATTCATCAATTCTGA
- a CDS encoding OmpA family protein, with protein MMKKRLVMLFGTVAWAMLCLGSVSIAEESVKSAKDLIIELAPPPPVEPVRRTRGLTPRQVVPVKPVPKIAPRQVPPPPVVPVVPRQEVVQYPNNPPPVPVQESIRQPNIPPVQVVQVPPPPTGSATLSAVQFVYDSDELLPVARRQLDELVIALRDVSLRHTRIQLVGHTDAAGSREYNRALSVRRAYSAARYLTQMHGISSQRIIPIGMGEDHLLDPYNPLNAVNRRVEVIVIN; from the coding sequence ATGATGAAAAAGCGATTGGTAATGTTGTTCGGCACAGTTGCCTGGGCAATGCTTTGTCTTGGGAGTGTCTCTATTGCTGAGGAGAGTGTAAAGTCGGCCAAAGACCTTATTATAGAACTTGCTCCCCCTCCACCTGTCGAACCGGTAAGGCGTACCCGAGGCCTTACTCCCCGGCAAGTTGTACCGGTAAAGCCGGTTCCGAAAATAGCGCCCCGTCAAGTGCCTCCGCCACCTGTGGTGCCGGTTGTCCCCCGGCAGGAAGTTGTTCAATATCCGAATAACCCGCCTCCGGTACCTGTTCAGGAATCCATTAGGCAGCCGAATATACCTCCAGTTCAGGTGGTACAGGTACCTCCGCCGCCGACTGGTTCCGCTACGCTCTCAGCTGTTCAGTTTGTCTATGATTCCGATGAGCTGCTGCCGGTGGCAAGACGTCAGCTGGATGAGTTGGTTATTGCTTTGCGAGATGTGAGCTTACGGCATACCCGCATTCAGCTTGTCGGGCATACGGATGCAGCCGGTTCCCGTGAGTACAACAGAGCTTTGTCTGTGAGGCGGGCATATAGTGCAGCCCGTTATCTGACCCAAATGCATGGAATCTCATCACAGAGAATTATCCCCATAGGCATGGGAGAGGATCACCTGCTGGATCCATACAACCCGCTCAATGCTGTTAATCGGAGAGTGGAGGTTATTGTTATTAACTGA
- a CDS encoding Y-family DNA polymerase: MTAGNKLFALVDCNNFYVSCERVFQPCLRNRPVVVLSNNDGCIIARSNEVKRLGIGMGEPYFKRKPFLQRQGVQVFSCNFGLYGDLSHRVMSVLQEEEPEVEIYSIDEAFIRLSGMDNQQAAHRCRALRRRVGQWVGIPVSVGIAPTRTLAKLAASIAKKNPECGGVFNFVLSPSPDEILSSIPVQDLWGVGRRYKETLNQHGISTALDLKNSDSERMRGLLGLPGQRIVMELRGNPCISINESGANSKSVVSSRTFRHPVTTLDEVKQAVSTFVSLAARKIRSQGMTATNVHVFLSTGSFTSEQKPSFSGSRMVPLQQESSATPTLIKAAFKAVSELYRPGCGYKKAGVMLTGLNSAGIRQQNLFFRAEEEQFNPLMDAVDRINDKWGRDMLRYGCTGLRREWSSRRLMKSPDYTTDWAELPVVKA, translated from the coding sequence ATGACAGCGGGAAACAAACTCTTTGCCCTGGTGGACTGCAATAATTTTTACGTTTCCTGTGAACGGGTGTTTCAGCCCTGCCTGCGGAATCGGCCTGTTGTGGTGCTCTCCAATAATGACGGCTGTATCATTGCCCGATCCAACGAGGTGAAACGTCTCGGTATCGGTATGGGGGAACCGTATTTCAAGCGCAAACCCTTTCTTCAGCGGCAGGGGGTTCAGGTCTTTTCCTGCAACTTCGGCCTGTACGGCGACCTTTCCCACCGGGTTATGTCGGTTTTGCAGGAGGAAGAGCCGGAGGTGGAAATCTATTCCATTGATGAGGCGTTTATTCGGCTCTCCGGTATGGACAATCAGCAGGCTGCCCACCGCTGCCGGGCATTACGGCGCAGGGTCGGTCAATGGGTGGGCATACCTGTTTCCGTAGGGATAGCACCGACCCGCACCCTTGCCAAGCTGGCTGCATCCATAGCAAAGAAAAATCCTGAATGCGGGGGCGTGTTCAATTTCGTCCTGAGTCCGTCACCGGATGAAATTCTTTCCTCAATCCCTGTACAAGACCTTTGGGGTGTGGGCAGGCGATACAAGGAGACGCTGAACCAACACGGGATATCTACGGCCCTTGACCTGAAAAACAGCGACAGCGAGCGGATGCGCGGGCTTCTTGGTCTGCCCGGTCAACGTATTGTAATGGAATTACGCGGCAACCCCTGCATATCCATTAATGAGAGCGGGGCAAACAGCAAATCCGTGGTCAGTTCCAGAACCTTCCGCCACCCGGTCACCACGCTTGATGAAGTGAAACAGGCGGTTTCCACCTTTGTTTCCCTTGCCGCCCGCAAAATACGCTCTCAGGGGATGACAGCGACCAATGTCCATGTTTTTCTTTCCACCGGCTCTTTTACCAGCGAACAGAAGCCGTCTTTTTCCGGCAGCAGGATGGTTCCGTTACAGCAGGAGAGTTCCGCCACCCCGACCCTGATTAAAGCGGCCTTTAAGGCGGTGAGCGAACTCTACAGGCCGGGCTGCGGGTATAAAAAGGCGGGGGTTATGCTCACCGGCCTGAATTCGGCAGGTATCCGTCAGCAGAACCTGTTTTTCCGGGCGGAAGAGGAACAGTTCAACCCGCTGATGGATGCGGTTGACCGGATTAATGATAAATGGGGTCGGGACATGCTGCGCTATGGGTGTACAGGTCTGCGAAGAGAATGGAGTTCCAGGCGGTTGATGAAATCACCGGACTATACGACGGATTGGGCGGAACTGCCGGTTGTTAAGGCGTAG
- a CDS encoding type I restriction endonuclease subunit R, with product MTEAEIEKLAIECFQPLGYKYFYGPDVAPNGKNPLRNSFDEYLLAETLRSAISRLNPDIPHSAQEDAFNQVERIHSPDLISNNKEFHHLLTEGVKVTVRKDGNDRGEIVWLVDFDSPENNEFFVINQFTATEKNKEKRPDLVLFINGLPLVVIELKNPTDEQATLQSAFRQLDTYKSLIPSLFTYNAILIISDGLEARAGSLSAGFNRFMVWKSADGKTEASCLVSQLETLIAGMLNRETLLDLVHHFIVFEQSKTEDRKTGLTSIKTVKKLAAYHQYYAVNKAIESTIKAASNNGNRKGGVVWHTQGSGKSLSMVFYTGKLVLALNNPTVVVITDRNDLDDQLFDTFAAAQQLIRQKPVQAKDRQHLKALLQVASGGVVFTTIQKFQPEQGNVYEQLSDRKNIVVIADEAHRTQYGFQAKTIDDKDEQGQVIGKKTVYGFAKYMRDALPKATYLGFTGTPIESSDVNTPAIFGDYVHIYDISQAVEDGSTVRIYYESRLARITLTEEGRELVEELDDELDQEDLSGAQQAKAKWTQLEALIGSKERVKNVAQDLIRHFEQRQEVFQGKGMIVAMSRRIAADLYREIIALQPGWHNDELSKGTIKVVMTAKSSEGGEIAKHHTTKQERRTLAERMRNPEDPLQLVIVRDMWLTGFDAPSLHTLYIDKPMKGHNLMQAIARVNRVYGDKPGGLVVDYLGIASDLKKALSFYADSGGKGEPAVAQEQAVALLLEKLEIVSQMFDGFAYEEYFAADTSRKLSLILAAEDHILGLENGKKRFQDEVVALSKAFALAVPHEQALDCKDEVAFFQAIKARLAKFSATEHGRTDEEREAVIRQVIDQALVSHQMIDIFDAAGIKKPDISIISEEFLLEIREMEHKNIALEVLKKLLNDEIRARAKKNLVQSNSLMEMLEDSIKRYHNKIITAAEVMEELIQYAKKMQGMDREAEEMGLTDFEYAFYTAVANNDSAVELMQKDTLRELAVVLTEKVRANASIDWTIKEDVRAKLKVLVKRTLRKYGYPPDMQKLATETVLKQAEHIADELTGG from the coding sequence ATGACTGAAGCGGAAATAGAAAAACTCGCCATAGAATGCTTTCAGCCACTCGGCTATAAATACTTCTACGGCCCGGACGTTGCCCCGAACGGTAAAAACCCGCTCCGCAACAGCTTTGATGAATACCTGTTGGCGGAAACCCTTCGTTCAGCAATCAGCCGCCTGAACCCGGATATTCCCCACAGCGCCCAAGAAGACGCTTTCAACCAGGTTGAGCGCATCCATTCCCCGGATCTGATCAGCAACAATAAAGAGTTTCACCACCTGCTGACCGAAGGGGTCAAGGTGACGGTGCGCAAGGACGGCAACGACCGGGGCGAAATTGTCTGGCTGGTTGATTTTGACAGCCCGGAGAACAACGAATTTTTCGTCATAAATCAGTTCACCGCCACAGAGAAGAACAAGGAAAAACGCCCGGACCTGGTCCTCTTTATCAACGGGCTGCCCCTGGTGGTCATTGAGCTGAAAAACCCGACCGATGAACAGGCAACCCTTCAATCCGCCTTCCGACAGCTCGACACCTACAAAAGCCTCATCCCCTCCCTGTTCACTTATAACGCAATCTTAATTATTTCTGACGGGCTGGAAGCAAGGGCCGGCTCCCTATCCGCAGGATTCAACCGCTTTATGGTCTGGAAGAGCGCAGACGGCAAAACAGAGGCCTCCTGCCTGGTCAGCCAGCTGGAAACCCTGATTGCCGGCATGCTGAACCGGGAAACCCTGCTGGATCTTGTCCACCATTTCATCGTCTTTGAGCAGTCCAAGACCGAAGATCGAAAAACCGGATTGACCAGTATCAAAACAGTAAAAAAGCTGGCTGCCTATCATCAGTATTATGCGGTCAACAAAGCGATTGAAAGCACGATCAAGGCCGCCTCGAACAACGGCAACAGAAAGGGCGGAGTGGTCTGGCATACGCAGGGCAGCGGTAAATCTCTGAGCATGGTCTTTTACACCGGTAAACTTGTTCTTGCCCTGAATAATCCTACCGTTGTTGTTATCACGGATAGAAACGACCTTGACGACCAGCTCTTTGATACTTTTGCCGCTGCACAACAGCTGATTCGGCAGAAACCTGTCCAGGCGAAAGACCGGCAGCACCTGAAAGCCTTGTTGCAGGTGGCTTCAGGCGGAGTGGTTTTCACCACGATCCAGAAGTTCCAGCCGGAACAGGGCAACGTGTACGAGCAGCTTTCCGACCGGAAAAATATTGTGGTTATTGCGGATGAGGCCCACCGGACCCAATACGGCTTTCAGGCGAAAACCATTGATGACAAGGACGAACAGGGGCAGGTCATCGGCAAAAAGACCGTGTACGGCTTTGCCAAGTACATGCGGGATGCCTTGCCCAAGGCCACCTATCTCGGCTTTACCGGTACCCCCATAGAAAGCAGCGACGTGAACACCCCGGCGATTTTTGGGGATTATGTGCATATCTACGATATTTCCCAGGCGGTTGAGGACGGGAGCACCGTCAGGATTTATTATGAAAGCAGGCTGGCCAGAATCACCCTGACCGAGGAGGGCCGGGAGCTGGTGGAGGAACTGGATGATGAGCTGGATCAGGAAGACCTCTCTGGAGCCCAACAGGCCAAGGCAAAATGGACCCAGCTGGAAGCCCTGATCGGCAGCAAGGAGCGGGTAAAAAATGTTGCTCAGGATCTTATCCGCCATTTTGAACAGCGGCAGGAGGTTTTTCAGGGCAAGGGTATGATTGTGGCCATGTCCCGCAGGATTGCCGCTGATCTGTACCGAGAAATCATCGCCTTGCAACCGGGCTGGCACAATGACGAGCTGAGCAAGGGAACCATTAAGGTGGTGATGACGGCGAAGTCTTCAGAAGGGGGCGAAATAGCCAAGCACCATACCACCAAGCAAGAACGGAGAACCTTGGCGGAACGGATGCGCAACCCTGAGGATCCCTTGCAGTTGGTTATTGTCCGGGATATGTGGCTGACCGGTTTTGATGCGCCGTCCCTGCATACCCTGTACATTGACAAGCCCATGAAGGGTCATAACCTGATGCAGGCCATTGCACGGGTGAACAGGGTCTACGGGGATAAACCGGGCGGGCTGGTGGTTGATTATTTGGGCATTGCTTCGGATCTGAAAAAGGCCCTTTCCTTTTATGCGGACAGCGGCGGCAAGGGAGAACCGGCTGTTGCGCAGGAGCAGGCGGTTGCTCTTCTTTTGGAGAAATTGGAAATCGTTTCTCAGATGTTCGATGGTTTCGCGTATGAAGAATATTTTGCCGCTGACACCTCACGAAAACTTTCCTTGATCCTGGCAGCGGAAGACCATATATTAGGTCTGGAGAACGGCAAAAAACGCTTTCAGGATGAAGTCGTGGCCCTGTCCAAGGCCTTTGCCCTTGCTGTGCCCCATGAACAGGCCCTGGATTGCAAGGATGAGGTGGCCTTTTTCCAGGCCATCAAGGCCCGGCTGGCCAAGTTTTCCGCTACAGAGCACGGCCGGACCGATGAGGAACGGGAAGCGGTTATCCGCCAGGTCATTGACCAAGCCCTTGTTTCCCATCAGATGATAGATATTTTTGATGCAGCCGGAATCAAAAAACCTGATATTTCCATTATTTCCGAAGAATTCCTGCTGGAAATCCGGGAGATGGAACATAAAAACATTGCCCTGGAAGTCCTGAAAAAACTACTCAACGATGAGATCCGGGCTCGGGCTAAAAAGAATCTGGTCCAGAGCAACAGCCTGATGGAGATGCTTGAAGACTCCATTAAACGCTATCACAACAAAATTATTACCGCTGCTGAAGTTATGGAAGAGTTGATTCAGTATGCAAAGAAAATGCAGGGCATGGACAGAGAAGCCGAAGAAATGGGCCTCACTGATTTTGAATATGCTTTTTATACGGCGGTTGCCAATAACGACAGCGCGGTTGAACTGATGCAGAAAGACACATTGCGGGAACTGGCTGTGGTGCTGACCGAGAAGGTCCGGGCCAACGCCTCTATTGACTGGACCATCAAAGAGGATGTCCGGGCAAAACTCAAGGTACTGGTCAAACGCACCCTGCGGAAATACGGCTACCCGCCGGATATGCAGAAACTGGCCACTGAGACTGTTTTGAAACAGGCGGAACATATTGCTGATGAGTTGACAGGAGGTTGA
- a CDS encoding ABC transporter substrate-binding protein, with translation MQDKLAKKEEQVRFFNPAEFGVNFVANSIITSEKMVKEHPRVVGKFLAALLQGWEVAMNLDNEDKVLADAKKIGPLTCLPGSRPRRLCCRQVRSGRPCRWRSICG, from the coding sequence TTGCAGGACAAACTGGCCAAGAAGGAGGAACAGGTGCGCTTTTTCAATCCTGCCGAGTTCGGGGTTAATTTTGTCGCCAACTCGATCATCACCTCGGAAAAGATGGTCAAAGAACACCCCCGGGTTGTGGGAAAATTCCTGGCCGCCCTGTTACAGGGCTGGGAAGTGGCCATGAACCTGGATAACGAGGACAAAGTGCTGGCTGATGCAAAAAAAATCGGGCCATTGACGTGCCTGCCTGGTAGCAGACCGAGACGATTATGCTGCAGGCAGGTCAGATCAGGCAGGCCGTGCAGGTGGAGAAGTATCTGCGGGTGA
- a CDS encoding caspase family protein, whose product MLLKKKFIGVIALLTLLLLVTAAEAKKALLIGIEDYPHVSRLRGPVQDVNNIEQFIISQWGYKKGNIRKLLNSSATRKNILHELRNWLGKSTDKELFLYYSGHGWHQKDTDGDEKDGKDETIAPYDTLPKPKERVVENMISDDEIAAVVKQLQDRKLIFIFDSCHSGTVSRGISTQQQESEDGVKFTKSLDPFSFTPQRTRGLVAKPSKALRREGGFVQGNDHITVWSAASSSQKAFTDIETKSGSVFTNRFIKGMQELKADYNRDGIVTNSEQLSYLRKESEAFCKRNRKACKLGLTPMLEIANGLYGSSLAPARKKKTTSRVSLQSDVESLLPGKNSAQVRLRIREGRRFRLGDTVTIECRSNKSGYLILLDINAKGEMLQIFPNRYSTPTANNFVPAHRAVVIPGPDWGFTIEAQPPLGKSKLIAIFTEDQVEMNDLLGMHKDLEVIVEPTVYLADVTRRLQSVWVGDEVNRAVKWSKAVFEYVIEP is encoded by the coding sequence ATGTTGCTGAAAAAAAAATTCATCGGCGTGATCGCCCTGTTGACTCTGCTGCTTCTCGTAACTGCGGCTGAAGCGAAAAAGGCATTGCTTATCGGGATTGAAGACTATCCCCACGTTTCCCGTCTGCGCGGGCCTGTGCAGGATGTCAACAATATAGAACAGTTTATCATTTCCCAGTGGGGATATAAAAAGGGAAATATCCGTAAGTTGCTCAACAGTAGTGCCACAAGAAAGAATATTTTGCACGAGTTGCGCAACTGGCTGGGTAAAAGCACGGACAAGGAATTGTTCCTGTACTACAGTGGGCATGGCTGGCATCAGAAAGATACGGACGGCGACGAGAAAGACGGGAAGGATGAAACGATAGCCCCTTATGATACACTGCCGAAACCCAAAGAGCGGGTTGTAGAAAACATGATATCTGACGATGAGATAGCAGCTGTTGTGAAGCAGCTGCAGGATCGAAAGCTCATCTTTATTTTTGACTCCTGTCATTCCGGCACTGTATCGAGAGGGATATCTACCCAACAACAGGAGAGTGAAGATGGTGTGAAGTTTACAAAATCTCTTGATCCCTTTTCTTTCACGCCACAACGGACAAGGGGGTTAGTTGCAAAACCTTCCAAGGCTCTCCGGCGAGAGGGAGGTTTTGTTCAAGGTAATGATCATATCACTGTCTGGTCAGCGGCCTCCAGTTCGCAAAAGGCATTTACTGATATTGAGACCAAGTCGGGGTCGGTTTTTACCAATCGATTTATCAAAGGCATGCAGGAGCTGAAAGCTGATTATAACCGAGACGGCATTGTCACCAACAGCGAGCAGCTTAGCTATTTGCGTAAGGAATCTGAGGCGTTTTGTAAGCGCAACCGCAAGGCATGTAAACTTGGGCTCACCCCTATGCTGGAAATAGCAAATGGTCTCTATGGGAGCAGTTTGGCACCTGCAAGGAAAAAGAAAACAACATCAAGGGTAAGTTTGCAGTCAGATGTTGAATCCCTGTTGCCTGGGAAAAACTCAGCTCAGGTGCGCCTCAGGATACGGGAAGGGCGGCGTTTCCGCCTCGGCGATACAGTAACCATTGAGTGCAGAAGTAATAAGAGCGGTTATTTGATCCTGTTGGATATCAATGCCAAGGGGGAAATGCTGCAAATTTTTCCTAATCGGTACAGCACCCCCACAGCGAATAATTTTGTTCCTGCCCACCGCGCGGTTGTTATCCCCGGGCCTGATTGGGGGTTTACCATTGAGGCTCAGCCACCCCTTGGTAAGAGCAAACTGATAGCCATCTTTACAGAGGATCAGGTGGAGATGAATGATCTGCTCGGAATGCATAAGGATCTGGAGGTTATTGTCGAGCCGACGGTCTACTTGGCTGATGTAACCAGGCGCCTTCAATCGGTATGGGTGGGTGATGAGGTGAATCGGGCCGTCAAATGGTCGAAGGCGGTGTTTGAGTACGTTATTGAGCCGTAG